Proteins encoded by one window of Vitis riparia cultivar Riparia Gloire de Montpellier isolate 1030 chromosome 11, EGFV_Vit.rip_1.0, whole genome shotgun sequence:
- the LOC117924782 gene encoding receptor-like protein 1 → MGPTSQAGNFATNKSGEGDVVEFISKSRSENYAGSILHFMSGMDLSGNKLTGPIPPEIGYLSGIHTINLSHNHFSGHIPETLSNLKEVESLDISYNELTGQIPPQLIELNNLAVFSVADNNL, encoded by the exons atgggacCCACTAGCCAAGCG GGAAATTTCGCCACCAACAAGTCTGGTGAGGGTGATGTGGTGGAATTCATATCAAAAAGTAGGTCTGAGAATTATGCCGGAAGCATTCTGCACTTCATGTCTGGAATGGATCTTTCAGGTAACAAATTGACGGGTCCTATTCCTCCTGAAATTGGATATCTAAGTGGGATACACACAATAAATTTGTCGCACAACCATTTCAGTGGACACATCCCAGAAACATTGTCCAACCTGAAGGAAGTAGAAAGCCTGGACATATCCTATAATGAGTTGACAGGTCAAATTCCCCCACAATTGATAGAGCTCAACAACTTGGCAGTCTTCTCTGTTGCTGACAACAATTTATAA